From Cydia fagiglandana chromosome 24, ilCydFagi1.1, whole genome shotgun sequence, a single genomic window includes:
- the LOC134676666 gene encoding histone H2B: MPPKTSGKAAKKSGKAQKNISKSDSKKKKKHKRKESYAIYIYKVLKQVHPDTGISSKAMSIMNSFVNDIFERIAAEASRLAHYNKRSTITSREVQTSVRLLLPGELAKHAVSEGTKAVTKYTSSK; encoded by the coding sequence ATGCCACCCAAGACTAGCGGTAAGGCCGCCAAGAAATCCGGCAAGGCCCAGAAGAACATCTCCAAGTCGGACtctaagaaaaagaagaagcatAAGCGCAAGGAAAGCTACGCCATCTACATCTACAAGGTGCTCAAGCAGGTCCACCCCGACACCGGTATCTCCAGCAAGGCCATGTCGATCATGAACTCGTTCGTGAACGACATCTTCGAGCGCATCGCCGCCGAGGCCTCCCGCCTCGCTCACTACAACAAGAGGTCCACTATCACCAGCAGGGAGGTGCAGACCTCCGTGAGGCTCTTGCTGCCCGGTGAGCTCGCCAAGCACGCCGTCAGTGAAGGCACCAAGGCCGTCACCAAGTACACCAGCTCCAAGTAA
- the LOC134676670 gene encoding histone H2A, giving the protein MSGRGKGGKVKGKAKSRSNRAGLQFPVGRIHRLLRKGNYAERVGAGAPVYLAAVMEYLAAEVLELAGNAARDNKKTRIIPRHLQLAIRNDEELNKLLSGVTIAQGGVLPNIQAVLLPKKTEKKA; this is encoded by the coding sequence ATGTCTGGACGCGGTAAAGGTGGCAAGGTTAAGGGAAAGGCAAAGTCACGTTCTAACCGTGCCGGACTCCAGTTCCCCGTCGGCCGTATCCACAGGCTTTTACGCAAGGGCAACTACGCCGAGCGCGTCGGTGCCGGTGCCCCGGTGTACTTAGCCGCCGTCATGGAGTACCTGGCCGCTGAGGTTCTCGAGTTGGCAGGCAACGCCGCTCGCGACAACAAGAAGACCAGGATCATCCCTAGGCATCTCCAGCTGGCGATCCGCAACGACGAGGAGTTGAACAAGCTCCTCTCCGGTGTGACCATCGCCCAGGGTGGTGTGCTGCCTAACATTCAGGCCGTACTCCTGCCCAAGAAGACCGAGAAGAAGGCTTAA
- the LOC134676664 gene encoding histone H1C-like: protein MADTAVAADAPAPATPAKKPKASASAGAKKPKAKPTHPKTSEMVNSAIKELKERSGSSLQAIKKYIAAQYKVDAEKLAPFIRKYLKSAVESGALIQTKGKGASGSFKLESKTSSAGKKPAAAKKSSAKSSAAAKKPAAAKPAKAKKAAASPAKPKAATKDKKAAAAKKKPAAKKPSTPAKGKSAAAPKAKKTAKPPTKKPKAPKPKKAAAAPKAKPAAKKAASKK from the coding sequence atggccgatacCGCAGTTGCTGCCGACGCTCCCGCCCCGGCGACGCCCGCGAAGAAGCCTAAGGCGTCCGCCTCCGCAGGCGCTAAGAAGCCTAAGGCGAAGCCCACCCACCCTAAGACGTCCGAGATGGTTAACAGCGCCATCAAGGAGCTGAAGGAGAGAAGCGGTTCGTCCCTGCAGGCTATCAAGAAATACATCGCCGCCCAGTACAAGGTCGACGCCGAGAAGCTGGCCCCTTTCATTAGAAAATATCTGAAGAGCGCAGTCGAATCCGGCGCACTCATACAGACCAAAGGCAAGGGCGCGTCCGGCTCGTTCAAACTGGAATCGAAGACTTCATCCGCCGGCAAGAAACCCGCCGCGGCCAAGAAATCTAGCGCTAAATCATCAGCCGCCGCTAAGAAGCCCGCCGCAGCTAAACCGGCTAAGGCGAAGAAGGCCGCCGCGTCCCCGGCCAAGCCTAAGGCCGCCACGAAGGACAAGAaggccgccgccgccaaaaagAAGCCCGCAGCGAAGAAACCTTCCACCCCCGCCAAGGGCAAGAGCGCCGCCGCGCCTAAGGCCAAGAAGACCGCGAAGCCGCCGACCAAGAAGCCTAAAGCTCCCAAGCCAAAGAAGGCTGCTGCCGCTCCCAAAGCGAAGCCCGCCGCTAAGAAGGCTGCCTCGAAGAAGTAA